In the Candidatus Cloacimonas acidaminovorans str. Evry genome, one interval contains:
- a CDS encoding FapA family protein produces the protein MAKTYVNKEGNLILEIREEPLSAWLTIKKTDFLIDENEILALIEEAGIKSGFDEAIDYICKHSLEKEFEVPFPIAMCNKKEVTSMLRYNFNPDLLSRPENGINISTLEKLKVFRSGDVVAEYSSNIFAQGGSIYDIFGNLLDANSVDTEQAKALAGDNIAYDVQNKQFSALVDGFPYLDENGCICLLDRVLLNGNEIPPETKVKCPINLIIEGSITYADIHCEADISVQGDIQFSTINCAKNMFIAGDIISSNRKGIIVWGNLECRSILNSYVLCLNNIHFTDKIENSTVVCDGEIIGDLNSSEICGGLTQAGESITVFQAGSYDRTKTEIEIALCPFYRNLLLLLIRELIHLKEDKELNATTIAELENRIEKYERALDEKLNQILKSEKQKPKKIKVQDVIRPPVVFRILKHSYEVNRPEKGLEFEEKD, from the coding sequence ATGGCTAAAACTTATGTCAATAAAGAAGGAAATCTGATTTTGGAAATCCGCGAGGAACCTCTATCTGCTTGGCTAACAATCAAAAAAACGGACTTCCTTATAGATGAAAACGAAATTCTTGCCCTTATTGAAGAAGCAGGTATTAAAAGCGGATTTGACGAAGCGATTGATTATATATGCAAACATTCACTGGAAAAGGAATTTGAAGTTCCCTTTCCTATTGCAATGTGCAATAAAAAAGAAGTTACCAGTATGTTACGCTATAACTTTAATCCTGATTTGCTTTCCCGTCCCGAAAACGGAATAAATATTAGCACTTTGGAGAAATTGAAGGTTTTTCGTTCAGGAGATGTTGTAGCAGAATATTCCAGTAATATTTTTGCACAAGGAGGCAGTATCTATGATATTTTCGGAAACTTGCTTGATGCCAATTCGGTAGATACGGAACAGGCAAAAGCTCTGGCAGGTGATAATATAGCTTATGATGTCCAAAACAAACAATTTTCTGCTCTTGTAGACGGCTTTCCTTATTTGGATGAAAATGGCTGTATCTGCCTGTTGGATAGGGTATTGTTAAACGGAAATGAAATCCCACCAGAGACAAAAGTTAAATGCCCTATCAATTTGATTATTGAAGGAAGCATAACTTATGCCGATATTCATTGTGAGGCAGATATAAGCGTTCAGGGCGATATTCAATTCTCAACTATTAACTGTGCTAAGAATATGTTTATAGCAGGGGATATAATTTCCTCAAACAGGAAAGGAATTATCGTTTGGGGAAATCTGGAATGCCGTAGTATTCTCAATTCTTATGTTCTTTGCCTGAATAACATCCATTTTACGGATAAAATTGAGAATTCTACCGTTGTTTGTGACGGAGAAATAATAGGTGACTTGAACAGCAGTGAGATCTGCGGGGGCTTAACTCAAGCAGGGGAATCAATTACTGTTTTTCAAGCCGGTTCTTACGACCGGACAAAAACCGAAATAGAAATAGCACTTTGCCCCTTTTATCGTAACCTGCTATTGCTTTTAATTAGGGAACTTATTCACCTGAAAGAAGATAAAGAATTAAATGCTACCACAATTGCAGAATTGGAAAACCGCATTGAAAAATATGAAAGAGCTTTGGACGAGAAACTAAATCAAATTCTGAAAAGCGAAAAACAAAAACCGAAAAAAATAAAAGTACAGGATGTAATCAGACCACCTGTTGTATTTCGCATCTTAAAACACAGTTATGAAGTTAACAGACCAGAAAAAGGTCTTGAATTTGAGGAAAAGGACTAA
- a CDS encoding polyphenol oxidase family protein, whose product MKLFYYLGKREPDYRTLMHLQKDFMLEGIKIPVSRLVIAEQTHSKEVHICREIDCGAGIGKKPQIPLADGLITNIPYQYLLIRTADCYPILLMDSRRNVVAGLHCGREGTQKNIVGEAIRKMKSHFYCQLTDIIAIVGAGICHKHYEVSQELFDDFNRALRKMGLEPDLTQNRHLNLRKILNAQLIKEGIPEINIENVTDCTFESSNYHSYRREKTKNRQINIVGILYG is encoded by the coding sequence ATGAAATTGTTCTATTATTTGGGGAAAAGAGAACCTGACTACCGTACTTTGATGCACTTGCAAAAGGATTTTATGTTGGAAGGAATAAAAATTCCCGTTTCGCGTTTAGTTATTGCTGAACAAACACATTCCAAAGAAGTGCACATTTGTCGGGAAATTGATTGTGGAGCAGGCATCGGTAAAAAACCTCAAATTCCTTTAGCAGATGGTTTAATTACCAATATACCCTATCAATATTTACTTATTCGGACTGCCGATTGCTATCCAATTTTATTAATGGATAGTCGCAGAAATGTAGTTGCAGGTCTTCATTGCGGCAGAGAAGGGACACAGAAAAATATCGTTGGAGAAGCAATAAGAAAGATGAAAAGTCATTTTTATTGCCAGTTGACCGATATCATAGCCATAGTAGGTGCCGGTATTTGTCATAAACATTATGAAGTAAGCCAGGAGCTCTTTGATGACTTTAATAGAGCTCTCCGGAAAATGGGATTGGAACCGGATTTAACCCAAAACAGGCATCTGAACCTCAGGAAAATTCTCAATGCTCAACTTATTAAAGAAGGAATTCCGGAAATCAATATTGAAAATGTTACTGATTGCACTTTTGAAAGTTCCAATTATCATTCCTATCGTCGGGAAAAAACCAAAAACCGTCAAATAAATATTGTAGGTATCCTTTATGGCTAA
- a CDS encoding MFS transporter yields the protein MVINKIKEIFVSLTIRNYRIFFMGQGISLIGTWIQRTTMGWFVYRLTGSAFLLGLVSFLSMIPSVFVSPFIGAWADRLNRHRTMIYTQIAFCLQTGILALLVLTRVINKQVWYPILILSFIQGIIDAVDAPIRQNFVMDLVSSRTLLPNAIATNSAMFNGARLIGPAIGGFLIMMFSEGVCFAINAISYIPVIISLCFIKISYPPVPPQKEPTLKKIFSGWKYSWENMPIRFLLSNLAVFTVFGMSFSTLMPIFAKDILHGTSATQGLLMSSMGVGALCGSFFLASRKNIRGMPTRLVYLCLTFSIACILFSLSGSIPLSMFFMVFLGLAGMMTMATTNTLIQSISSLEMRGRVISLYTMASASMSPLGSLLMGTLSSRIGARFTLIVCGLLLLLWSLNGLRIVPKFLRGVLRMLVISDNTDVYRQRVLAPEISAR from the coding sequence ATGGTAATCAATAAAATAAAAGAAATTTTTGTCTCTTTAACTATCCGCAACTACCGCATTTTTTTTATGGGGCAAGGAATTTCTTTAATCGGAACTTGGATACAGCGAACAACTATGGGCTGGTTCGTTTATCGCTTAACCGGTTCTGCTTTTTTACTTGGCTTAGTAAGTTTTCTCTCAATGATTCCTTCGGTTTTTGTAAGTCCCTTTATAGGTGCTTGGGCAGACCGTTTAAACCGTCATCGGACAATGATTTATACGCAAATTGCTTTTTGCCTGCAAACAGGTATTTTAGCATTATTGGTTTTAACCAGAGTAATCAATAAGCAGGTTTGGTATCCAATTTTGATTTTATCTTTTATTCAAGGAATTATTGATGCTGTGGATGCTCCTATTCGTCAGAACTTTGTAATGGACCTTGTTTCTTCCAGAACATTATTGCCCAATGCTATAGCAACCAATTCCGCTATGTTTAATGGAGCACGTTTGATTGGACCTGCTATTGGAGGTTTTTTAATAATGATGTTCAGTGAGGGGGTTTGTTTTGCTATTAATGCAATTTCTTATATACCTGTTATTATTTCATTGTGTTTCATAAAGATAAGCTATCCTCCTGTTCCTCCTCAGAAAGAACCGACGCTGAAGAAAATATTTTCGGGGTGGAAGTATTCCTGGGAGAATATGCCTATTCGCTTTTTGCTTAGTAACCTTGCTGTTTTCACTGTTTTCGGGATGTCTTTTTCCACTTTGATGCCTATTTTTGCCAAGGATATTTTACACGGCACTTCGGCAACGCAGGGTTTGCTAATGTCTTCAATGGGTGTAGGAGCTTTATGTGGTTCCTTCTTTTTGGCTTCGCGCAAAAATATTCGGGGAATGCCTACTCGTTTAGTTTATTTATGTTTAACTTTCAGTATTGCCTGTATATTGTTTTCGCTTTCCGGGTCAATTCCGCTTAGTATGTTCTTTATGGTGTTTTTAGGTTTAGCGGGAATGATGACAATGGCTACTACGAATACTTTAATTCAAAGTATTTCTTCTCTGGAAATGCGAGGAAGAGTTATTTCACTTTATACAATGGCTTCAGCAAGTATGTCGCCATTAGGAAGTTTGTTGATGGGAACTTTATCCAGCAGAATTGGAGCTCGCTTCACTTTGATTGTGTGTGGTTTGTTATTATTATTGTGGTCATTAAACGGCTTGAGGATAGTTCCGAAATTTTTGCGAGGTGTCTTAAGAATGTTAGTTATTAGTGATAATACGGATGTTTACAGGCAAAGAGTTTTGGCACCGGAGATTTCGGCAAGATGA